The region TTATTCGATCTACTATAGCTCATTGCCATGTTTAGATATGtgaataaattttatatttttagtaattatatatatatgtatttttttttttttcatagaTACAATATAAGGATCGATATTCAATTTaacttatataatattaatgatattTATGATGGATTAATTAAATTGAAGATCAATAAATATGACGAAATTAGCAAAAATGTGGAAGCCAATTTAAATGAacttaatttaatattatataatattttgtctactaattttaataaaagaataaataatattattttagaCTTTATTAATGagtttcaaaaatataaaaaatataaatatatataattataaattatcaaCATAatctataatttttcaaaaaaaaaaaaaatatttatatgataattaCGCATTTCCATGATATgaattatttctttttattttttgtcaATGATGGTTCTCCCCATCTAATTGGATGCCTATTGTATATTGGCCATGTTGGGATTATCAGCTAAAAAAATGGTACAAAAAGggaaaaggaaaaaaacatGTTTTAAAGTTGAATGTAAATACTTAGAAAAATGCTCGTATCATAGCgtataaataatacaacTTTTGTAATGattttgataattattACTATGATTGATAAGGCTGTTCCAACCAAAATAATGTAGGTACTTAAAGctaaattttgtttataatatCCTATAGCTATTGAAACGATTGTAGaaattgtaaatattatatttttaattaagaATGCTAGCTTTTGACCTTGGAAATCCTGCAAATATACCCAAAGAAATATGACACATATTCATTGtaaatttctttttctttttttgtttttttaatatgttaTTGTTTTCAACTTATTTTGAATTTCCAATCgcatatatgtttttaagcttcattttttttttttttatccaaaaactttg is a window of Plasmodium berghei ANKA genome assembly, chromosome: 10 DNA encoding:
- a CDS encoding signal peptidase complex subunit SPC1, putative translates to MGFFSCIINMIINTWVCLVRNQMDFQGQKLAFLIKNIIFTISTIVSIAIGYYKQNLALSTYIILVGTALSIILIIPTWPIYNRHPIRWGEPSLTKNKKK